In Halovulum dunhuangense, one genomic interval encodes:
- a CDS encoding TAXI family TRAP transporter solute-binding subunit, with translation MNLFKTIAAAAIVAASPAIAQEQLSVATGGTGGVYYPMGGGLAEIINNHVEGYSATAEVTGASVENMGLIATGDADFAIALADTVQQAYLGTGRFEGQQIEATRALSSLYANMVQLVVLADSDIQSIADLAGKRVSVGAPGSGTEVNAQTLLAANGISFDDFDAQRLNFNETADALRDGDIDAGFWSVGAPTSSILNLATTTGIRIIPLSEEEITAAREADPTFAPLPLPAGMYEGVDSDTPTVGIPNVLVVSADMSDDLAYAVTKAMFENIADLRAVHPAANETTVEFTMVATPVPLHPGAIRYYEEIGATIPDNLRP, from the coding sequence ATGAACCTTTTCAAGACCATTGCTGCGGCAGCCATTGTCGCGGCTTCTCCGGCCATCGCGCAGGAGCAGCTTTCGGTGGCGACCGGCGGTACCGGCGGCGTCTATTATCCGATGGGCGGCGGCCTGGCCGAGATCATCAACAACCATGTCGAGGGTTATTCCGCGACCGCCGAGGTGACAGGCGCATCGGTCGAGAACATGGGCCTCATCGCCACCGGCGACGCGGACTTCGCCATCGCGCTGGCCGACACCGTGCAGCAGGCCTATCTCGGGACGGGCCGCTTCGAGGGCCAGCAGATCGAGGCGACGCGCGCCCTGTCGTCGCTTTATGCGAACATGGTCCAGCTGGTGGTGCTGGCCGACAGCGACATCCAGTCGATCGCCGATCTGGCCGGCAAGCGCGTCTCGGTCGGGGCCCCGGGTTCCGGCACCGAGGTGAACGCGCAGACGCTGCTTGCGGCGAACGGCATCTCCTTCGACGATTTCGACGCCCAGCGCCTGAACTTCAACGAAACGGCCGACGCGCTGCGCGACGGCGACATCGATGCGGGCTTCTGGAGCGTGGGCGCCCCCACCTCGTCGATCCTGAACCTCGCCACGACCACGGGCATCCGGATAATCCCGCTGAGCGAGGAAGAGATCACCGCCGCCCGCGAGGCGGACCCGACCTTTGCCCCGCTGCCGCTGCCGGCCGGCATGTATGAAGGCGTCGACAGCGACACCCCCACCGTCGGGATCCCGAACGTGCTGGTCGTCTCGGCCGACATGTCGGATGACCTGGCCTATGCCGTGACCAAGGCCATGTTCGAGAACATCGCCGATCTGCGCGCCGTCCACCCGGCCGCGAACGAGACCACGGTCGAGTTCACCATGGTCGCGACCCCGGTTCCGCTGCATCCCGGCGCCATCCGCTACTACGAGGAAATCGGCGCGACGATCCCTGACAACCTGCGCCCGTGA
- a CDS encoding (2Fe-2S)-binding protein has translation MAYTISVNGEARSVDAAPGTPLLWVLRDELSLTGTKFGCGVAACGACTVHLDGAPVRSCQTLIEDVGDAAITTIEGVEGRAAAAVQQAWAELDVVQCGYCQSGQIMSAVGLLTETPKPGVEEIDSYMSGNACRCATYQRIRAAIQRASQIMEA, from the coding sequence ATGGCCTATACCATTTCCGTGAACGGCGAGGCGCGCAGCGTCGATGCGGCGCCGGGAACGCCGCTACTGTGGGTGCTGCGCGACGAGTTGAGCCTTACGGGGACCAAATTCGGCTGTGGCGTCGCCGCCTGCGGCGCCTGCACCGTGCATCTGGACGGCGCGCCGGTGCGCTCGTGCCAGACGCTCATCGAGGATGTGGGTGACGCCGCCATCACCACGATCGAAGGGGTCGAGGGCCGCGCCGCCGCCGCCGTGCAGCAGGCCTGGGCGGAACTGGACGTCGTGCAGTGCGGCTATTGCCAGTCGGGCCAGATCATGTCGGCCGTGGGGCTTCTGACCGAAACCCCGAAGCCCGGCGTCGAGGAGATCGACAGCTACATGTCCGGCAATGCCTGCCGCTGCGCGACCTACCAGCGGATCCGCGCCGCGATCCAGCGCGCATCCCAGATCATGGAGGCCTGA
- a CDS encoding xanthine dehydrogenase family protein molybdopterin-binding subunit — protein sequence MGYDTTRRGFLASATATAAALVVGFTPRGTLAATGEGNLTPFVKITPDGRMIAILKHFEMGQGTTTGLTALIAEELNADLDLVEFEFAPSDNSRYANTLMGAQGTGGSTAIANSYLQYRKAGAAAREMLVAAAATEWGVDAATLTLENGVISGGGNSAPIADFVAAAAGLAVPEEPALKDPADFRVIGQAGLKRRDTGGKIDGSALFGMDIQLPGQIVAAVLRPPRLGARLDSFDAAAAAQVPGFIDAKARPEGAGVIVYARNTWAAFQARDAIAANWDFSAAESRSSAQIREELLARVNAAPDYNATPGSDAAAVAEAIAGAAQVVEAEFYFPNLAHAPMEPLNCTIEPVEGGVVVHDGCQFPAIAHPTIAAILQLDPAQVQINTIYAGGSFGRRANPAADYHVEAAQAFALSDRSAPVKLVWSREDDIRGGYYRPAFAHKVRVGLDAAGAIVGWEHRIAGQSIFKGTAFEAFVVKDGVDHSSVEGVADTPYAIPGMHVGLSDAAPSVTVLWWRSVGHTHTAYVMESMMDMAARAAGRDPVEFRLAHLSGDSADHARMAGVLRLAAERAGWDQPAPEGRSRGVAVHKSFGSYVAEVVEISGDAESGVRVEKVTCAVDCGLAITPDVVRAQVEGGVGYGMGAVMRNQITLESGEVVQTNFWDYEPLRIQDIGAIEVHIVPSAEAPSGIGEPGTPPAGPALANAIAARGPRVTMLPMSENGVSFA from the coding sequence ATGGGATACGACACGACACGCCGCGGGTTCCTTGCATCCGCGACCGCCACCGCCGCGGCCCTTGTGGTCGGCTTCACGCCGCGGGGCACGCTGGCCGCAACCGGCGAGGGGAACCTGACACCCTTCGTCAAGATCACGCCCGACGGGCGGATGATCGCCATTCTCAAGCATTTCGAGATGGGGCAGGGCACCACGACCGGCCTGACCGCGCTGATCGCGGAAGAGCTGAACGCCGATCTGGACCTTGTCGAGTTCGAATTCGCGCCGTCGGACAACAGCCGCTACGCGAACACGCTGATGGGCGCGCAGGGCACAGGTGGGTCGACCGCCATCGCGAACTCATACCTACAGTACCGCAAGGCGGGGGCTGCCGCGCGCGAGATGCTGGTCGCGGCCGCGGCCACCGAATGGGGCGTCGATGCGGCAACGCTGACGCTGGAAAACGGCGTGATCTCGGGCGGCGGCAACTCGGCGCCGATCGCCGATTTCGTTGCAGCCGCCGCGGGGCTTGCGGTGCCCGAAGAACCCGCGCTGAAGGATCCCGCCGATTTCCGCGTGATCGGGCAGGCCGGCCTGAAGCGCCGCGACACGGGGGGCAAGATCGACGGCAGCGCGCTTTTCGGCATGGACATCCAGCTTCCGGGCCAGATCGTCGCCGCCGTGCTGCGTCCGCCGCGGCTGGGCGCACGGCTCGACAGCTTCGATGCCGCAGCCGCCGCCCAGGTGCCGGGTTTCATCGACGCCAAGGCGCGGCCCGAGGGGGCGGGCGTGATCGTCTATGCCCGCAACACCTGGGCCGCCTTCCAGGCCCGCGACGCCATCGCGGCCAACTGGGATTTCAGCGCAGCCGAAAGCCGCAGCTCGGCCCAGATCCGCGAGGAATTGCTGGCCAGGGTTAACGCCGCCCCGGACTACAACGCCACGCCCGGCTCGGACGCGGCCGCCGTGGCCGAGGCCATCGCGGGTGCGGCGCAGGTCGTCGAGGCGGAGTTCTACTTCCCCAACCTCGCGCATGCCCCGATGGAGCCGCTCAACTGCACCATAGAGCCGGTCGAAGGCGGCGTCGTCGTGCATGACGGCTGCCAGTTCCCCGCCATCGCGCACCCCACCATCGCCGCGATCCTGCAACTCGATCCCGCGCAGGTGCAGATCAACACGATCTATGCCGGCGGGTCCTTCGGGCGGCGGGCGAACCCGGCGGCGGACTACCATGTCGAGGCGGCGCAGGCCTTCGCGCTGAGCGACCGCAGCGCCCCGGTCAAGCTGGTCTGGTCGCGCGAGGACGACATTCGCGGCGGCTATTACCGCCCTGCCTTCGCGCACAAGGTGCGCGTGGGGCTGGATGCGGCCGGCGCCATCGTCGGCTGGGAGCATCGCATCGCCGGGCAATCCATCTTCAAGGGCACCGCCTTCGAGGCCTTTGTCGTGAAGGACGGGGTCGATCACTCTTCGGTCGAAGGGGTGGCCGACACGCCCTACGCGATCCCCGGCATGCATGTGGGGCTGAGCGATGCGGCCCCCTCGGTCACAGTGCTGTGGTGGCGGTCGGTGGGGCATACCCACACGGCCTATGTCATGGAAAGCATGATGGACATGGCCGCGCGGGCCGCGGGCCGCGATCCGGTCGAGTTCCGGCTGGCGCACCTGTCGGGCGACAGCGCCGATCACGCGCGCATGGCGGGCGTGCTGCGGCTGGCGGCGGAAAGGGCCGGATGGGACCAGCCTGCCCCCGAGGGCCGGTCGCGGGGCGTTGCCGTGCACAAGTCCTTTGGCAGCTATGTCGCGGAAGTGGTTGAAATCTCGGGCGATGCCGAAAGCGGTGTGCGCGTCGAAAAGGTCACCTGCGCAGTCGATTGCGGCCTTGCCATCACGCCGGACGTGGTGCGCGCCCAGGTCGAGGGCGGCGTCGGCTACGGCATGGGGGCGGTCATGCGCAACCAGATCACCCTGGAAAGCGGCGAGGTGGTGCAGACCAATTTCTGGGATTACGAGCCGCTGCGCATCCAGGACATCGGCGCCATCGAGGTGCATATCGTCCCCTCGGCCGAGGCGCCCAGCGGCATCGGCGAGCCGGGCACCCCGCCCGCGGGCCCGGCGCTGGCCAATGCCATCGCCGCGCGCGGGCCGCGTGTGACCATGCTGCCGATGTCGGAGAACGGCGTCAGCTTCGCCTGA
- a CDS encoding MarR family winged helix-turn-helix transcriptional regulator, with product MDRTDQSLIAIRRILRATELYGRELARAAGLTPVQIRVLQILAEKGHATPKEISRRMGVSQATMSALIDKLAAKGMVERRRSDADKRQTNVVLTVKGGQAVDDAPDPLQQLYVRQFEAMEEWEQAMVVAVLERVAGMLDTTGMDAAPVLDAGEFAPSPKA from the coding sequence ATGGATCGCACCGACCAGAGCCTGATCGCCATTCGCCGCATCCTGCGCGCAACCGAGCTTTACGGCCGGGAGCTTGCCCGCGCCGCCGGGCTGACGCCGGTGCAGATCCGGGTACTTCAGATCCTGGCCGAGAAGGGCCACGCCACCCCGAAGGAGATATCGCGCCGGATGGGGGTCTCGCAGGCCACCATGTCCGCGCTGATCGACAAGCTGGCGGCAAAGGGCATGGTCGAGCGGCGGCGCTCGGACGCGGACAAGCGCCAGACCAACGTGGTCCTGACCGTCAAGGGCGGACAGGCCGTCGACGACGCGCCCGACCCTTTGCAGCAGCTCTACGTCCGCCAGTTCGAGGCGATGGAGGAGTGGGAACAGGCGATGGTCGTAGCGGTGCTGGAGCGTGTCGCCGGGATGCTCGACACGACGGGCATGGATGCCGCCCCGGTGCTGGACGCGGGCGAGTTCGCTCCCTCTCCGAAAGCCTGA
- the ectA gene encoding diaminobutyrate acetyltransferase, protein MTQTSLAARRQTITFRKPVAEDGAEIWALIKSCPPLDVNSMYCNMVQCDHFRETCVLAEMNGEPVGWISGYLVPNDPETLFVWQVAVSEKARGCGLGKRMLAELLERTACRRVRRMQTTITRDNAASWGLFRSFADARDAELDHAPHFTRDDHFNGAHATEHMVTIALPARLRKAA, encoded by the coding sequence ATGACCCAGACCAGCCTTGCCGCCAGGCGGCAGACCATAACCTTCCGAAAGCCCGTGGCAGAGGACGGCGCCGAAATCTGGGCGCTCATCAAGTCCTGCCCGCCGCTCGACGTGAACTCGATGTACTGCAACATGGTCCAATGCGACCATTTCCGCGAGACCTGCGTCCTGGCCGAGATGAACGGTGAGCCGGTCGGCTGGATTTCAGGCTACCTGGTGCCGAACGACCCCGAGACGTTGTTCGTCTGGCAGGTTGCGGTGTCCGAAAAGGCCCGTGGCTGCGGCCTCGGCAAGCGCATGCTCGCCGAATTGCTGGAGCGTACGGCCTGCCGTCGCGTGCGGCGGATGCAGACCACGATCACCCGCGACAACGCGGCCTCCTGGGGGCTGTTCCGCAGCTTCGCGGATGCGCGCGACGCGGAACTCGATCACGCGCCGCACTTCACGCGCGACGATCACTTCAACGGGGCGCACGCGACCGAGCACATGGTCACGATCGCGCTGCCCGCGCGTCTGCGCAAGGCCGCCTGA
- the ectB gene encoding diaminobutyrate--2-oxoglutarate transaminase, which yields MTTVPTAEPAIFARRESAVRSYCRSFDTVFTRATGATLTDTDGRDYIDFLAGCSSLNYGHNDPDMKAALIEHITRDGITHALDMYTDAKAEFLETFEKLILKPRDMDHRVMMTGPTGTNAVEAALKLARKVTGRQNVIAFTNAFHGMTLGALACTTNPGKRAGAGMPLSDVTHMPYDGAAGEGVDTLPMLEAMLDNPASGIDAPAAFIVELVQGEGGLTAARTEWVQGIARLAKKHGALLIIDDIQAGIGRAGSFFSFDEMGIEPDMVTLAKSLSGFGLPFACVLVRPEHDIWKPAEHNGTFRGNTHAFVTARVALEKFWADDRFKSEIAEKALVLTTALQGIADRIPGAFLKGRGMMQGVDVGSGDLAAAICAEAFRNGLVIETSGAHDQVVKVLAPLTIPMDQFRKGLGIVEAAVQTCTETKIAAE from the coding sequence ATGACGACTGTTCCGACAGCCGAGCCGGCGATCTTTGCCCGCCGCGAAAGCGCGGTGCGCAGCTATTGCCGCAGCTTCGATACCGTGTTCACCCGCGCGACCGGCGCGACCCTGACCGACACCGACGGGCGTGACTACATCGACTTCCTTGCCGGGTGTTCGTCGCTCAACTACGGGCACAACGACCCCGACATGAAGGCGGCGCTGATCGAGCATATCACCCGCGATGGGATCACCCACGCGCTGGACATGTACACCGACGCCAAGGCGGAGTTTCTCGAGACCTTCGAGAAGCTGATCCTGAAGCCGCGTGACATGGACCACCGGGTCATGATGACCGGCCCCACCGGCACCAACGCCGTCGAGGCGGCGCTGAAACTGGCGCGCAAGGTGACGGGCCGGCAGAACGTGATCGCCTTCACCAACGCGTTCCACGGCATGACGCTGGGCGCGCTGGCCTGCACCACCAACCCGGGCAAGCGGGCGGGCGCCGGCATGCCGCTTTCCGACGTGACCCACATGCCCTATGACGGCGCCGCCGGCGAGGGGGTGGACACGCTGCCCATGCTCGAGGCGATGCTCGACAATCCCGCAAGCGGCATCGATGCGCCCGCCGCCTTCATCGTCGAGCTGGTCCAGGGCGAGGGCGGGCTGACCGCCGCCCGCACCGAATGGGTGCAGGGCATCGCGCGGCTGGCGAAGAAGCACGGCGCGCTGCTGATCATCGACGACATCCAGGCGGGTATCGGCCGCGCGGGCAGCTTCTTCAGCTTCGACGAGATGGGGATCGAGCCCGACATGGTCACGCTGGCCAAATCGCTCTCGGGCTTCGGACTGCCCTTCGCCTGCGTGCTGGTCCGGCCCGAGCACGACATCTGGAAGCCGGCCGAACACAACGGCACCTTCCGCGGCAACACCCACGCCTTCGTCACCGCCCGCGTGGCGCTGGAGAAGTTCTGGGCCGATGACCGGTTCAAGTCCGAGATCGCCGAGAAGGCGCTGGTGCTGACCACCGCGCTGCAAGGCATCGCCGACCGCATCCCGGGTGCCTTTCTCAAGGGGCGCGGCATGATGCAGGGCGTCGATGTCGGCAGCGGCGATCTGGCTGCCGCGATCTGCGCCGAGGCATTCCGCAACGGCCTGGTGATCGAGACGTCGGGCGCCCATGACCAGGTGGTCAAGGTGCTCGCGCCGCTGACCATCCCGATGGATCAGTTCCGCAAGGGGCTGGGCATCGTCGAGGCCGCTGTCCAGACCTGCACCGAAACCAAGATTGCTGCGGAGTAA
- a CDS encoding ectoine synthase has product MIVRDFNELKNSPRAVSDARWTSVRMLLADDKMGFSFHITTLEAGSEHTFEYKNHFESVYCMSGKGSITDLATGETHEIRPGVMYALNLHDRHTLRAEEELVMACCFNPPVTGKEVHQADGSYALEDA; this is encoded by the coding sequence ATGATCGTTCGTGATTTCAACGAGTTGAAGAACAGTCCTCGCGCGGTTTCCGATGCGCGCTGGACGTCGGTCCGGATGCTTCTGGCCGACGACAAGATGGGCTTTTCGTTCCACATCACCACGCTCGAGGCGGGCTCGGAGCATACCTTCGAGTACAAGAACCACTTCGAAAGCGTCTATTGCATGAGCGGCAAGGGCTCGATCACCGACCTTGCCACCGGCGAGACGCACGAGATCCGTCCGGGCGTGATGTATGCGCTCAACCTGCATGACCGGCACACGCTCCGGGCCGAGGAGGAGCTGGTGATGGCCTGCTGCTTCAACCCGCCCGTGACCGGCAAGGAAGTGCATCAGGCCGATGGGTCCTATGCGCTGGAGGATGCCTGA
- a CDS encoding aspartate kinase — protein sequence MAERSRNKGPTVEKIGGTSMSRLTELVDTLFMGGRKDGDLYGRVFVVSAFGGITNLLLENKKTGEPGVYGLFANAESDHGWSEALSRVAEAMGKAHAAVLDDPGDRSFADDFVRERIEGARSCLIDLQRLCSYGHFRLSQHMMVIRELLSGLGEAHSAFVTSLLLRRRGVNARFVDLSGWRDEDEYTLEERIASGLDGIDLATEMPIVTGYAQCREGLMREFNRGYSEVTFSRIAAHIPAREAIIHKEFHLSSADPKLVGEGRVRKLGRTNYDVADQLSNMGMEAIHPRAAKTLRQAGVPLRVTNAFEPHDPGTLIDDEGAEAPGAEIVAGLDVLAVQLFEQDMVGVKGYDASILDVLSRHNVRIVSKSSNANTITHYVDSSLKSIRRVERDLNDRYPAADLSVRSLSIASVIGCNLDGLRVLAKGVAALEAAGIELVAVHQIPRSVDVQFVVGREDLDAAIKALHDAIFTEGPAELAKAA from the coding sequence ATGGCCGAACGAAGCCGCAACAAGGGGCCGACGGTCGAGAAGATCGGCGGCACCTCGATGTCGCGCCTGACGGAACTGGTGGACACGCTCTTCATGGGCGGCCGCAAGGACGGGGATCTCTACGGCCGCGTCTTCGTCGTGTCGGCCTTCGGCGGTATCACCAACCTGCTGCTGGAGAACAAGAAGACCGGAGAGCCGGGCGTCTACGGCCTGTTCGCGAACGCGGAAAGCGATCACGGCTGGTCCGAGGCGCTGAGCCGGGTGGCCGAGGCGATGGGCAAGGCCCATGCCGCGGTGCTGGACGATCCGGGCGACCGGTCCTTCGCCGATGATTTCGTCCGCGAGCGGATCGAGGGCGCGCGCAGCTGCCTGATCGACCTTCAGCGGCTGTGTTCCTACGGGCATTTCCGCCTGTCGCAGCACATGATGGTCATCCGCGAGCTGCTGTCGGGCCTGGGCGAGGCGCATTCCGCCTTCGTCACGTCGTTGCTGCTGCGCCGCCGGGGCGTGAATGCGCGGTTCGTGGATCTCAGCGGCTGGCGGGACGAGGACGAGTACACGCTGGAAGAGCGGATCGCCTCGGGTCTGGACGGAATCGACCTGGCCACCGAGATGCCGATCGTGACCGGCTACGCGCAGTGCCGCGAGGGGCTGATGCGGGAATTCAACCGCGGCTATTCCGAGGTGACATTCTCGCGGATCGCGGCGCATATCCCGGCGCGCGAGGCGATCATCCACAAGGAGTTCCACCTGTCCTCGGCCGATCCGAAGCTGGTGGGCGAGGGGCGCGTGCGCAAGCTGGGCCGCACGAACTACGACGTGGCCGACCAGCTGTCGAACATGGGGATGGAGGCGATCCACCCCCGCGCCGCCAAGACGCTGCGACAGGCGGGCGTGCCGCTGCGCGTGACCAACGCCTTCGAGCCGCACGATCCCGGCACCCTGATCGACGACGAGGGCGCAGAGGCGCCCGGCGCCGAGATCGTGGCCGGGCTGGACGTGCTTGCGGTGCAACTGTTCGAGCAGGACATGGTCGGGGTGAAAGGCTACGACGCGTCGATCCTCGACGTGCTCAGCCGGCACAACGTGCGCATCGTTTCGAAATCCTCGAACGCCAACACGATCACGCACTACGTCGACAGCTCGCTCAAGTCGATCCGGCGGGTGGAGCGGGACCTGAACGACCGCTACCCGGCCGCCGACCTGAGCGTGCGCAGCCTGTCCATCGCCTCGGTGATCGGCTGCAATCTCGACGGGTTGCGGGTGCTGGCAAAGGGTGTCGCCGCGCTGGAGGCGGCGGGCATCGAGCTGGTCGCCGTCCACCAGATCCCGCGCAGCGTGGACGTGCAGTTCGTGGTGGGGCGCGAGGATCTGGATGCCGCGATCAAGGCGCTGCATGACGCCATCTTCACCGAAGGTCCGGCGGAGCTGGCCAAGGCCGCCTGA
- a CDS encoding TetR/AcrR family transcriptional regulator: MDQIASQGAPEPSERRRLPPEERRRMIVEGAAAFFADVGLDGKTRDLASRLGVTQSLLFNYFANKAELIEAVYEHVYIDRMSPDWQAHLTDRSQPLRDRILSFYAEYSAAIFQHEWLRIFMFSGLAGTALNRRYLEHMGTVLLGPMLEEIRAAAPGPDLPGVEDIWNLHGGIIYIGIRRHIYQMPTPEDPMPAIEAAVDRFLRAYGL, from the coding sequence ATGGACCAGATCGCATCGCAGGGGGCGCCCGAGCCTTCGGAACGCCGCCGCCTGCCGCCCGAGGAACGGCGGCGGATGATCGTCGAGGGGGCCGCCGCCTTCTTCGCCGATGTCGGGCTGGACGGGAAGACGCGCGACCTCGCAAGCAGGCTTGGGGTCACGCAATCGCTGCTTTTCAACTACTTCGCGAACAAGGCTGAACTGATCGAGGCGGTCTACGAGCATGTCTATATCGACCGCATGTCACCCGACTGGCAGGCACATCTGACCGACCGCTCGCAGCCGCTGCGGGACCGGATCCTGTCCTTCTACGCGGAATACAGCGCCGCGATCTTCCAGCATGAATGGCTGCGGATCTTCATGTTCTCGGGCCTTGCGGGAACCGCGCTCAACCGCCGCTACCTGGAGCATATGGGCACGGTCCTGCTGGGCCCGATGCTGGAAGAGATCCGCGCAGCCGCCCCCGGCCCCGACCTGCCGGGGGTGGAGGATATCTGGAACCTGCATGGCGGGATCATCTATATCGGCATCCGCCGGCACATCTACCAGATGCCCACGCCCGAGGATCCGATGCCGGCGATCGAGGCGGCGGTGGACAGGTTCCTGCGCGCCTACGGACTCTGA
- a CDS encoding FAD binding domain-containing protein: MKASVGGYARATDLRHALDLLARSGGMGRVLAGGQSLVAAMNMRLSTGDLLVDITRIDGLRGATLNGDRLRIGALTRHAEVGRDPLIATHAPLLGQAVGHIAHAAIRNRGTIGGALAHADPAAEFPACVLALGGTIHIEGPEGAREVAAEDFFIDVFETAIEEGEILTAISLPVAAAGERQVIRETARRSGDYALAGLCLVRRPSGHRVAVFSAGPRPILAKGAAAALDEGKLDDAVAALQDELDPPSDTQASAAYRRHLAGVLLRRAVADIEGETA, from the coding sequence ATGAAGGCATCCGTGGGCGGCTACGCCCGTGCAACCGATCTGCGCCACGCGCTGGACCTGCTTGCCCGCTCGGGCGGGATGGGGCGGGTGCTGGCCGGCGGGCAGAGCCTTGTCGCCGCGATGAACATGCGGCTGAGCACGGGCGATCTGCTGGTCGACATCACGCGCATCGATGGCCTGCGCGGCGCCACGCTGAATGGCGACCGGTTGCGCATCGGCGCGCTGACGCGCCATGCCGAGGTGGGGCGCGACCCACTGATCGCCACGCACGCGCCGCTGCTGGGGCAGGCCGTGGGCCACATCGCCCATGCCGCGATTCGCAACCGCGGCACCATCGGCGGCGCGCTGGCGCATGCCGACCCGGCCGCCGAATTCCCGGCCTGCGTGCTGGCGCTGGGCGGAACCATCCATATCGAGGGGCCGGAAGGCGCGCGCGAGGTCGCGGCCGAGGACTTCTTCATCGACGTGTTCGAAACCGCCATCGAGGAGGGCGAGATCCTGACCGCGATCAGCCTGCCGGTGGCGGCAGCGGGCGAGCGGCAGGTGATCCGGGAGACAGCCCGCCGCTCGGGCGACTACGCCCTGGCCGGTCTTTGCCTGGTCAGGCGGCCTTCGGGCCATCGCGTGGCCGTTTTCAGTGCGGGCCCCAGGCCGATCCTGGCGAAGGGGGCGGCGGCTGCTCTCGATGAGGGCAAGCTCGATGACGCGGTTGCCGCGCTTCAGGACGAACTGGACCCGCCATCCGATACCCAGGCCAGCGCCGCATACCGCCGCCATCTGGCCGGCGTGCTCTTGCGCCGCGCCGTGGCCGACATCGAAGGAGAGACGGCATGA
- a CDS encoding (2Fe-2S)-binding protein, with protein MTEAFRDRIDIALTVNGEPVEARVPAGRHLIDFLRLDLGLTGAHASCEHGVCGACTIRVDGESVRGCLMLAAQADGADVWTVEGLSDTGAVRDLQQAFVERNALQCGFCTPGMLVAAEELLSRGTVPSRTEIREHLSGNYCRCTGYEAIVDAVEGVAIARAGKGAA; from the coding sequence ATGACCGAGGCGTTTCGCGATCGCATCGACATCGCCCTGACCGTGAACGGAGAGCCGGTCGAGGCGCGCGTGCCCGCCGGGCGGCACCTGATCGACTTCCTGCGGCTGGACCTGGGCCTGACCGGGGCGCATGCGAGTTGCGAGCATGGCGTCTGCGGCGCCTGCACGATCCGGGTGGACGGCGAAAGCGTCCGGGGCTGCCTGATGCTGGCGGCCCAGGCCGATGGCGCCGATGTGTGGACCGTCGAGGGGCTCAGCGACACCGGGGCCGTGCGCGATCTTCAGCAGGCCTTTGTCGAACGCAACGCGCTTCAGTGCGGCTTCTGCACGCCCGGCATGCTGGTCGCGGCCGAGGAACTTCTGTCGCGCGGCACGGTGCCCAGCCGGACGGAAATCCGCGAACATCTGTCGGGCAACTATTGCCGCTGCACGGGCTACGAGGCCATCGTGGACGCGGTCGAGGGCGTGGCCATCGCGCGCGCCGGAAAGGGGGCGGCATGA